The sequence below is a genomic window from Dyadobacter chenwenxiniae.
TCTGGCTGTGGAGCATTTGATCATGAATGGTTACGAACGGATCGCGCATCTGGGCGGGCCGCTGACCTTGTCGGTGAGCCGGGAAAGATTGCGTGGTTACAAGGCTGCGTTGGAAAAGCATGGTAAAACCATCGACGACCACATGGTAATCCAGGGCATGTTGACCCAGCAAAAAGCAAGAATATACGGCCAATATCTGCTCGATCTCGCCGACCGCCCGGACGCGATTTTTGCCGTAAATGATTCCGCAGCAATAGAAATCATCTTAATGGCAAAGGAAAAAGGAATTAGCATTCCAGACGAACTGGGTGTTGTTGGTTTTAGCGATAATCCTGAATCTGCTTACATTGGACCTGGATTGACGACAGTCCGGCAACCGACATTAGAGATGGGCCGGACCACTGCGGAATGGGTTTTGCAGCTTGTTGATCTGGACGACGTTCACCTGCCGGAGAAGAAGATTTTACAGACGGAGCTAATTGTGAGAGGGTCGTCACGGCGGTGTGGGGATTGAAATAATTGTTTTATATTTGAAATACATTACTCAATTCATAACACATACTAACATTAAAAATCTTCACTTATGCTACGATTAGCTTTGTCGACGGAAAGGGGAAAACGATCCATTCTTAGGTTTTTGAGCCGAAAAGCTCGGAAGAAAAAGGCTGTCGAAATGGATGCAACTGAATATCTGATGAGTAATCCTGTAAACAGAGAATACTTGCTTCAAGCCATTGACGACATTGAAAATGGAAGAAATATTATTTATCGTGAACTGATCGAGCCTTGATGCTCGCGTGGCGAGCAAAAGCTTGGGAAGAGTATCTTGAATGGCAACGGACCGACAAGGCAGTCGTTACCAAAATTAACGAGCTTATAAAAGAATGTTTGAGGCACCCTTTTGAAGGTAAGGGCAAGCCGGAATTACTAAAATCAAACTTCTCGGGTTATTGGTCAAGAAGGATCTCGCATGAGCATCGCCTGGTTTACAAGGTAGAAAAAGATTTGATTACAATTACGCAGTGTCGTTATCATTATGAGAAATGATTCTTGCCACGAATGCACCAATGGACACGAATACTATTAGTGCCTTATCTGCGGCCGCCGCTGCGGTGCATTCGTGGCACAAAAAAAAGTGCGAATCCAACGAAGCCGCACTTTATTAACTACAGAATATAATTATAATTGTCTTAAAGGGATCAACTGAACACTTCCCTGAATAATTTTAGGCTTTTAGGAACTGCCGTGGCTGCATCTTCTTTTCCTTCCATTTCCAGGGAGATATAACCCTTGAAATTGGCTTTGCGCAGAATGCCGGCAATGCGTTTGTAATCCAGGTCCAGATCGTAATAGTGACCGCCTCCGTAATAAGTCTTGGCCTGAACAATGGTGGCGTATGGTGCCAACCGCTCAAATTGCGGATAAGGATCACCCACGAAATTTCCCGTGTCTACATTCATACCCATAGCAGGTGAAGAAGAGAGAGGTTTGTAAATTTCGAGCAGATAATCAATGTTGGAAGACAAGCCCCAATGGTTTTCAATGGCCAGCACAACGCCCGCTTTCTCCGCAGCAACCAGACATTCCCCCCATCGAATCAATGCACCATTTGATAGCGTCCTGATCTGTGTAACCTTCGATCGGCGGCTCCTTGCCATCTTTATAATAATTAGCATCTCTCTTTGCCGTCCGCCAGCTTCCTGTGTTCATCCGGATCGCCGGAATCCCCATTTGAACGGCCATATTGATGCAGTTGACCGTATGCGCAACGTCTTTTTTACGGTCTTCGGCTTTGGGCTGAACAAAACTCTGGTGAATCGAAAGCAGTGGAAGCGACAGACCGTTATCAAAAGCAAGCCTTTTCAGCTTGTTCATATAAGGAACCGTCTCATTCTCCATTTGGCGGTGGAGGATTTCAACACCGTCGAAACCAAGCTTTGCAGCGTCTTCGATCACTTTTTCAACCGGATATTTCTCCTTCCCGAAATGCCAGTAAGAATAGGTGGAAACGGCAATGGGAATTCTTCTTGCGGGCAGCACGGCGGAATTTGTCTCCCCCGCATGCGCATTTTTACCAGCCATCGCCGCAACGCCCGCCAACGCGGCAGTCTTCAACCATGTCCGGCGCGATTCACCTTCTTTATTTGTATTCAGATCGAATGACATTGTGTAAAGGTTTAGGAATAGTTTATATAAATAAAATTTGAAAAATTTGTGACAAAGCAAGTTAAATGAATAACCTGCTTTGTCCAAATCGGTCAGGGATTTTGTTTCAGCACATTGGATCCCATAATGTCGATCTGTGCTTGCGGGATCGGGAAATATTCACTTTTGCCTTTTATGAATGTCGCTCCGGAGAGATAAGTCCGCTTCTTGCTTTCTTTGGCCAGATACGCATTCAACACCACATCAGCAACGCCCCAGCGAACCAGGTCAAAGTGTCTGTGGCCCTCCATCGCAAGCTCAACGCGACGCTCAAAACGAACCGCCTTTCTTGCATAATCCTTATTTGCAAAGGATGGATAAGGTTTTACAAGATAATTTGCCGCTGGCTTGCCCGCTTCGTTCGTCACCACCACATTAGCGGCACGAGTGCGCACCTGGTTGACCAGTTTCAAGGCCGCGGCCAGGTCATTTTCTTCCACTGCAACTTCCGCACGCATTAAAAGAACGTCCGCAAAACGGATTGCACGATAGTTATTTGCATTGGCACGAGGGGATTCTGCGCCCGCGTTTTCGCCACTGTAAGCAAAGAACTTCTTGAAAGTATATGGCCCGCCGAAAGCCTGGTCCCTGATCCAGTTTTTACCAGGATGCACACCCCAGTTCAGGAATGGTAAACCTCTTCTGCCAACCGTCCAGTCGAGACGAGGGTCCAGTGTGCCGGTGTAAGGCGTGAATGCATCTGTAGAAGAAAGTCCTTCATCATTTGTCACATCCGCGTCATTGAACGTATCCAGCAATGGCAAGCCAGCGGCATCGGTTTTGAATGCATTTACGAGGTTTTGAGTAGGCTGGTAAAATCCGCAGCAACCGCCGGGAGCAGATCCGTAAGGGAAGTTGTAATTGTCTCCCCAGCTTCCGTTCTGTCCGCCGCCACCGTCACCAACGGACATCTGCACTTCAAAAATAGACTCGCTATTGTTCTCCGTCGTGATCCGGAAATTATCGTGAAAGCTCGTTACCAAAGCAAACGGCCCATTATTGATCACATCATCAAGCAATGGTTTCGCAGCTGTGAAGTCCTGCTGATACATGTGCACTTTGGCCAAAGTTGCCTTCGCGGTCCACTTGGTCGCACGGCCGGCCTGTGTTTTTGTTGCTGAAATATTGTCCACCGCAAATTGCAGATCCGCCTCAATGTTTGGCCAGATGTCCTTATCGTTTGGCAGGTTGATATAATCCGTCACTGTTTCATCCACATAAGGCACCATATTCCAAAGTTTCTTGGCTTCAAAATGATACCATGCTCTCAGGAAACGCGCTTCACCCAATGCTTGTGCCTTTTCAGCTTCGGTCATATCGGTTGCGAGGGCGATGAGCTTGATGGTGTTGTTGGTGCGGGAGACACCGTCATAAACCGCCACCCATTTATCATTATAGGCACCGATATCCGCTTGCGGAATGTAACGTTCAATGGTCGTGATCTGCGCCTGGTCACCCACGTCGCTGCCTTTGTATGCGTCGTCGGAGGCCACGGAACCGTAAATCCAGTTGCTCACCGATGAGGTGTTAACCGGACCTGCGCCCACGCCGTCGAGCAAACTGTATGCACCGATCAGGACTGCATTAACGCCGTTTTTATTGGAAAGTGACTGCTCATTCCCCACGCCAAGCGGAGTGGTTTGCAGGAATTCATCGCCGCAGGAGGTCATTAACCCCATGCAAACCAGCGCTGTTAAGATTGATACTTTCTTGTTCATATCTATAAACTTGTAATTATCAGATAAGTAATGTCTATTTTGCCTTGATTAAAATCCGAAATTGATACCCACCTGGTACATTTTTGAATTGGGATAATTCCCCTGATCCACACCCAAAACAGTGCTTCCCGGTGTTGATCCAACCGAAGTAACTTCCGGATCAATGCCGCTGTATTTGGTAATGGTGAACAGGTTTTGCGCTTGCAGATAAATACGTGCACTTTCAAAACCGATTTTTGACAAAACACCTGATGGCAATGTGTATCCCACGGTCAGGTTTTTCATACGGAAATAAGAACCATCCTCAATGAAATAGCTCGATGGCTGCTGGCTGCGGCTGTCGTTTGCATCCAGGATCGGAAGCACAGCGTCAGGGTTTTCTGGGGTCCAGGAATCATTCAGCATGCGCAGGCTTCTGTTACCGGCCTGATTGTTGAAGTCAACCCACCGTTTTACCATATTAATGATCTCGTTTCCTTTCACGCCCTGGAAGAATGCCGACACGTCGAAGTTTTTATAATTAACATTCAGGTTGATACCATAGGTAAAATCCGGGTGCGGGTTGCCCAGGAATTTGCGGTCGCTGTCGGTGATGGTGCCATCGCCGTCTGTGTCGTGGTATTTGTATTTACCAACTGCTGCATAACCCGGATATTTCGGCCCGTTATCCACTTCACCCTGATTTTGGTAAATGCCGTCAATTTGCAAACCGTAGAATGAATACAATGGCATGCCTGCAACCGAACGCGTCCAGGTATAACTGCGGATCGCAGGTCCAAGAAGCGTTGCGCTCGTGCTGTTGTTCAGCTTCATCACTTCATTTTTATAAGTCGAGAAGTTCACGCCTACGGAGTAAGTAAGGTCTCCGTTCATGGCTTTGTTATTGAAATCCAGTGCAAGGTCAATCCCTTTATTGTTCATTTCTCCCACATTCACAAACGGAATCGTGGCCACACCCTGCGTTGCCGGCAAGCTCACCTGATAAAGCATATCGGAAGTTGTACGATTATACAGATCCAGGTTGAAGTTGAACATGCCTTTCAGGAATGTCGCGTCCACACCAATGTTCGTCTGGGTAGTCGTTTCCCATTTTGCATCCGGGTTACCAAATGCTTCTGTGTCAAAACCGGGCTGAACAGCATTGTTAGAGCCATCAATCGCATAAGATGATGCGCTCAGGCTTGAACGATATGTGCTGAAACCGTTATAGTTACCAATTTCCTGGTTACCCGTTTGTCCCCATCCCGCTCTGATTTTAAGATCGTCCAGCCAGGTCAATGGTTTCAAGAATGCTTCCTCGGAAAGTCTCCATCCCGCGCTGAATGCAGGGAATGTTCCGTAACGGTTGTTTTGTCCAAAACGGGAAGAGCCGTCCCGGCGCACCGTTGCTTCCAGCAAATAGCGGTCTTTCAATGCATAATTTATTTTACCAAAAGTCGAAAACAAGGCCCATTCATAACCTGCGCCGGTGTTGGCAATGCCCGCCGTTCCTGCGCTCAGGAACATATATTGAGGATCTTCTGAGAAGAAAGTGGTTCTGGTTGCAGTGAAATCGCGGCCCGTTCCTTTGATCGCTTCCGTACCCAAAAGCACGCCGAGTTTGTGAATGTTCGCAAAGGTTTTGTTGTAATTCAATGTGTTTGACCAGGTCCAGTTGATGTCGTAAGCATTGGCGTTGGTCAAAGCATTTGCTGCTTCAATTTCCGCTTCTTCCAAATCCATCAATGTGTAACCCACGCGGTTTGCAGCAGTAAGGTCAATGCCTATGCTCGATTTTGCAGTCAGATCTTTCAAAATGTCCACTTCCAGATAGGCGTTACCGAATGCACGGAAGTTGTTTGTCTGGTTTTTTCTGGTTCTGTAAAGCTGCGCAACAGGGTTTGTGGCAGGTCCAAGTCCGGATGCTCTGGTTGCTGCAAAGTTGCCCATAATGTCATAAACCGGAATGATGGAAGGAATGCGATATCCGTTTCCGACCGGGTTGCCATCCTGGTTATTGGCCGAGCTTATTGTTCCGTTGTTGTTGTAATAACCTTTGTTTTCAGTATAACTTACTTCCAGGTTTTCGCCCACACGAATGCGTTTTTTGAAAGTAAATTCTGTGTTCGACCGCAATGAGTAACGATTAAAAGAAGTATGGATTAGCACACCATCCTGCTTAAAATAGTTGAATGCAACCGCATATCTTCCTGTTTCCGATCCGCCTGTGGCGCCCACATTGTATTCCTGGATGGCAGCCGGACGGAGGATTTCCTTATGCCAGTCAGTTCCTTCCTTGTTAGCCTTTACGATCTGGTAAAAACCAGCGCGGTTGTAGTTGTATAAAGAAGGATTCACTTTTGGATCGCCTTCGAAAAGACCATAACTCGACCCCGCCAGGATGTAGTCAGGAACAACAGCATTGTCTGCGTTTCCATATTGCGGATGCGAAGGCTTGCCATTCGTTAATACGCCCGCATTTTTGCGCTGCGTCCAAAGCAGATCGCCAAATTGCTGCGGATCTTTGATCAGGTCAAGCTCCACTTTGCCCGTTTGCAAGCCAGCTCTTGAATTGAATGTGAAGCGCGGCGCACCGGCTTTCCCTTTTTTGGTCGTAATGATGATAACACCGTTCGCCGCTCTTGAACCATAAATTGAAGCCGAAGACGCATCTTTCAGCACTTGCATGGATTCAATGTTGTTTGGGTTAATGCTGTTCAGACCGCCTTTTGTAGGCACTCCATCGATCACATACAAAGGATCGTTGTTATTGATTGTTCCAAAACCGCGGATACGAACGGTTGCTTCACCACCCGGCGAATTATTGGAAGTAACCGTAACCCCGGCAACACGTCCTTGTAACTGCTGGGCAACGTTAGGAGCTGCCACTTTGGTCAATTCTACTGCGTCCACAGTGGAAACAGCGCCGGTAATGTCCCTTTTGGACTGAGAAGAATAACCGGTTACAACCACTTCCGACAGTGCTTTCACATCCGACTGCAAAGTGATTTCCACCATTGATTTGTTGGTAATATCCACTTCCATCGTCAGGAAGCCGATTGACGACACGACCAATGTTGTGCTGCCATCGGGAACGGTCAGTGAAAAAGCGCCATCCGCGTCAGTGGTCGTTCCGACAGACGAGCTGCCTTTCAAAACCACCGTTGCTCCCGGAACTGTTGCACCGGTTGCGTCCTTTACCTGCCCTTTAACGGGTACGTCAACGGGTTGGGTCATTTTTGTAGACGAACCAGGGCTTTGCGCAGGTGCCGTTTTGGGTGATGCTCTTTTCAACAAGATCTGCTTGCCGGAAACTTCGTAAGTGACCTGCAAAGGGGTAAGGAAATTGTTCAGGATGGCTTCCAGTTTTTCTTCTTTTGCACTGAAAGTAACCGTGCGTTGTGAACCGATCAGTTCGGGGCTGTACATGAAATTCACGCCCGAAAGTTTACCGATCTGATTGAGTGCCGTTCCGATTTTTTGTTCCTTAATGTTGATTGTCAACCTGCGGTTCAGCACTTCCTGGCCGAAGCCGTCGAATGCATAGGAAAGCCCGGAAAACAAGGTGATCATCAACATTTGCATGAGGCTGATTCTCATAATTTTAAGCAGGTAGTTCTGCCGGTAAAAGGTTTTTTTCATACTTTTGATTGTTTTGGTGGTTATAAAAAATCAGCAAAATAATTCCCGCATCCCATCCGGGTTTTACCCAGGGATTTATTCTTAGCGCCAGCATAGAGTGGGGGGGGTTACGAGGTGAATGATGTTGACGCATCGTTCACCTTTTTTGTTTAGGTCAAATGGTTAAGGTTCAGGTGAATAATTATTACAGGGATTGCCTTTAATCGTTATTTTATCTTCACGCACTGCGTATTCTGCTTCTAGGATTGTACAAATCCATTTCAGTTTATTTTCCAGCGGCTCATCGCCCAAAGTCGCGGTTATGCTGCACTGGGCCAGTGTTTCCCTATTGAAATCAATGTGGATTCCGTAAGCTTTTTCCAATGCCTCAAAAACATCCTTAACCGGTGTTTCTGAAAATGTAAAGTCCTGGTTTTCAATAGGAATGTTCAATAATATCGGGCTGCTAAGCGCCAGACGCGACAGCTTGAACTGGCTCCGTTCTAATGTGGCCTGCTGATTAGGCGTGAGCACGAGCGCCTGCAAAGCCTTGTCTTTCTTGTATTGGTCCGCCTTCAAATCGTTTTTAGAAAACACAGAAACCTTCCCGGTTTTAACTGCCACAATAACTTTGGAATCGCTTTGGCCGGCCTTAATGCTGAAACTCGTTCCGTGCACTTTCGCCACGAGTTCGTTCGCATAGACAAAAAACGGCTGCTCCGGATTTTTGGTTATTTCAAAAAACGCATCGCCAGTCAGAAACACCTCACGCACCGGGCCGGAAAACTGTTTTGGAAACCTTATGCTGCTGTTTTTATGTAAAACAATGGCGCTTCCATCGGAAAGCCGCACATACTTTACAGCCTGATCCTGATTGGTGACTTCGGTAAATGTATCCGCATCGTCAATTTTCGAGACATTGTTTTTTAAGTCAAGTTTGAAATGCCCGTTTTTATATATTCCAAAAATCGCCAAAGCCAGACCAAGCAGTGTTACCAGCGTTGCGGCGACATTCCAGACTGTAAAATTGAGCCTTCTGAACGGGCTAATGCTCCGTGAGTTTTGTTCGCTTTCGATCCTTTTGGCCGTATTCAGCGCCTGGCTTACTTTGC
It includes:
- a CDS encoding Txe/YoeB family addiction module toxin translates to MLAWRAKAWEEYLEWQRTDKAVVTKINELIKECLRHPFEGKGKPELLKSNFSGYWSRRISHEHRLVYKVEKDLITITQCRYHYEK
- a CDS encoding sugar phosphate isomerase/epimerase family protein — encoded protein: MIRWGECLVAAEKAGVVLAIENHWGLSSNIDYLLEIYKPLSSSPAMGMNVDTGNFVGDPYPQFERLAPYATIVQAKTYYGGGHYYDLDLDYKRIAGILRKANFKGYISLEMEGKEDAATAVPKSLKLFREVFS
- a CDS encoding sugar phosphate isomerase/epimerase family protein → MSFDLNTNKEGESRRTWLKTAALAGVAAMAGKNAHAGETNSAVLPARRIPIAVSTYSYWHFGKEKYPVEKVIEDAAKLGFDGVEILHRQMENETVPYMNKLKRLAFDNGLSLPLLSIHQSFVQPKAEDRKKDVAHTVNCINMAVQMGIPAIRMNTGSWRTAKRDANYYKDGKEPPIEGYTDQDAIKWCIDSMGGMSGCCGESGRCAGH
- a CDS encoding RagB/SusD family nutrient uptake outer membrane protein yields the protein MNKKVSILTALVCMGLMTSCGDEFLQTTPLGVGNEQSLSNKNGVNAVLIGAYSLLDGVGAGPVNTSSVSNWIYGSVASDDAYKGSDVGDQAQITTIERYIPQADIGAYNDKWVAVYDGVSRTNNTIKLIALATDMTEAEKAQALGEARFLRAWYHFEAKKLWNMVPYVDETVTDYINLPNDKDIWPNIEADLQFAVDNISATKTQAGRATKWTAKATLAKVHMYQQDFTAAKPLLDDVINNGPFALVTSFHDNFRITTENNSESIFEVQMSVGDGGGGQNGSWGDNYNFPYGSAPGGCCGFYQPTQNLVNAFKTDAAGLPLLDTFNDADVTNDEGLSSTDAFTPYTGTLDPRLDWTVGRRGLPFLNWGVHPGKNWIRDQAFGGPYTFKKFFAYSGENAGAESPRANANNYRAIRFADVLLMRAEVAVEENDLAAALKLVNQVRTRAANVVVTNEAGKPAANYLVKPYPSFANKDYARKAVRFERRVELAMEGHRHFDLVRWGVADVVLNAYLAKESKKRTYLSGATFIKGKSEYFPIPQAQIDIMGSNVLKQNP
- a CDS encoding TonB-dependent receptor, which translates into the protein MKKTFYRQNYLLKIMRISLMQMLMITLFSGLSYAFDGFGQEVLNRRLTINIKEQKIGTALNQIGKLSGVNFMYSPELIGSQRTVTFSAKEEKLEAILNNFLTPLQVTYEVSGKQILLKRASPKTAPAQSPGSSTKMTQPVDVPVKGQVKDATGATVPGATVVLKGSSSVGTTTDADGAFSLTVPDGSTTLVVSSIGFLTMEVDITNKSMVEITLQSDVKALSEVVVTGYSSQSKRDITGAVSTVDAVELTKVAAPNVAQQLQGRVAGVTVTSNNSPGGEATVRIRGFGTINNNDPLYVIDGVPTKGGLNSINPNNIESMQVLKDASSASIYGSRAANGVIIITTKKGKAGAPRFTFNSRAGLQTGKVELDLIKDPQQFGDLLWTQRKNAGVLTNGKPSHPQYGNADNAVVPDYILAGSSYGLFEGDPKVNPSLYNYNRAGFYQIVKANKEGTDWHKEILRPAAIQEYNVGATGGSETGRYAVAFNYFKQDGVLIHTSFNRYSLRSNTEFTFKKRIRVGENLEVSYTENKGYYNNNGTISSANNQDGNPVGNGYRIPSIIPVYDIMGNFAATRASGLGPATNPVAQLYRTRKNQTNNFRAFGNAYLEVDILKDLTAKSSIGIDLTAANRVGYTLMDLEEAEIEAANALTNANAYDINWTWSNTLNYNKTFANIHKLGVLLGTEAIKGTGRDFTATRTTFFSEDPQYMFLSAGTAGIANTGAGYEWALFSTFGKINYALKDRYLLEATVRRDGSSRFGQNNRYGTFPAFSAGWRLSEEAFLKPLTWLDDLKIRAGWGQTGNQEIGNYNGFSTYRSSLSASSYAIDGSNNAVQPGFDTEAFGNPDAKWETTTQTNIGVDATFLKGMFNFNLDLYNRTTSDMLYQVSLPATQGVATIPFVNVGEMNNKGIDLALDFNNKAMNGDLTYSVGVNFSTYKNEVMKLNNSTSATLLGPAIRSYTWTRSVAGMPLYSFYGLQIDGIYQNQGEVDNGPKYPGYAAVGKYKYHDTDGDGTITDSDRKFLGNPHPDFTYGINLNVNYKNFDVSAFFQGVKGNEIINMVKRWVDFNNQAGNRSLRMLNDSWTPENPDAVLPILDANDSRSQQPSSYFIEDGSYFRMKNLTVGYTLPSGVLSKIGFESARIYLQAQNLFTITKYSGIDPEVTSVGSTPGSTVLGVDQGNYPNSKMYQVGINFGF
- a CDS encoding FecR family protein gives rise to the protein MHSSSSNLLQALLTNPDFIAWSNGDRPEDDVKWNKWAGDDLEKQETIAIAREVLESFQVAGPNMTDEHVTSKVSQALNTAKRIESEQNSRSISPFRRLNFTVWNVAATLVTLLGLALAIFGIYKNGHFKLDLKNNVSKIDDADTFTEVTNQDQAVKYVRLSDGSAIVLHKNSSIRFPKQFSGPVREVFLTGDAFFEITKNPEQPFFVYANELVAKVHGTSFSIKAGQSDSKVIVAVKTGKVSVFSKNDLKADQYKKDKALQALVLTPNQQATLERSQFKLSRLALSSPILLNIPIENQDFTFSETPVKDVFEALEKAYGIHIDFNRETLAQCSITATLGDEPLENKLKWICTILEAEYAVREDKITIKGNPCNNYSPEP